The following proteins are co-located in the Patagioenas fasciata isolate bPatFas1 chromosome 33, bPatFas1.hap1, whole genome shotgun sequence genome:
- the LOC136115815 gene encoding dynein axonemal heavy chain 9-like encodes MSGISPWEGRICSITQTVARHIKGYSPACPGLYFSALLPRLSLCEKALAEYLDMKRLAFPRFYFVSSADLLDILSNGTNPQLVQRHLSKLFDSLARMKFQLDSEQKPTKVGLGMYSREEEYVSFSEPCDCSGQVEVWLSHVLDSMRATVRDEMTEAVMAYEEKPREQWLFDYPAQVALCCTQIWWTTEVGIAFARVEEGYENAMKEYHKKQVTQLNTLVTMLIGQLSKGDRQKIMTICTIDVHARDVVAKMIAQKVDNAQAFIWLSQLRHRWSDEERHCFANICDAQFLYSYEYLGNTPRLVITPLTDRCYITLTQSLHLTMSGAPAGPAGTGKTETTKDLGRALGIMVYVFNCSEQMDYKSCGNIYKGLSQTGAWGCFDEFNRISVEVLSVVAVQVKSVQDAIREKKKSFNFLGEDINLVPSVGIFITMNPGYAGRTELPENLKALSRPCAMVVPDFELICEIMLVAEGFIEARVLARKFITLYQLCKELLSKQDHYDWGLRAIKSVLVVAGSLKRDDPERPEDQVLMRSLRDFNIPKIVPDDVPVFMGLIGDLFPALDVPRKRDLNFESFVRQAVLDLRLQAEDNFVLKVVQLEELLTVRHSVCVVGNAGTGKSQVMRSLNRTYQIMKRRPVWTDLNPKAVTNDELFGIINPATREWKDGLFSSIMRELANITHDGPKWMVLDGDIDPVWIESLNTVMDDNKVLTLASNERIPLNPTMRLVFEISHLRTATPATVSRAGESWPELRTGICREPRRI; translated from the exons atgtctggcatttccccatgggaggggagaatctgctcgataacccaaactgtagcgcgacacattaaaggatattcacccgcctgtcctgggctctatttttctgctcttctccccaggttgtccctgtgtgagaaggctttggctgaatatttggacatgaaaagattggcctttcccagattttactttgtttcttcagcagatttattggatattctttccaatggcaccaacccacagctg gtgcaacgtcatctttccaaactctttgacagcttggccaggatgaaattccagctggactctgagcaaaagccaaccaaggttggcctgggaatgtacagtagagaggaggagtacgtcagcttcagcgagccctgtgactgcagtgggcag gttgaagtctggctcagtcatgtactagacagcatgagggctactgtgagagatgagatgacagaagccgtcatggcttatgaggaaaaaccaagggaacaatggctctttgactatcctgcccag gtggcgctttgctgcacccagatctggtggacaaccgaggttgggattgcctttgccagggtggaggaaggctacgagaatgcgatgaaggaatatcacaagaagcaagtgacccagctgaacaccctcgttaccatgctgatcgggcagctctccaagggcgacagacagaaaatcatgaccatttgcaccatcgacgtgcatgctcgggatgtggtggcaaagatgatagcacagaag gtggacaatgcccaggccttcatttggctgtcacagctccggcacagatggtcagatgaggaacggcactgctttgccaacatctgtgacgcccagttcctgtactcctatgaataccttggcaatacccctcggcttgtgatcactccgctgaccgacag atgttacatcaccctgacccagtcactgcacctgaccatgagcggagcacctgcaggccctgcgggcactggcaagacggagactacgaaagatttggggcgagccctgggcatcatggtgtacgtgtttaactgctccgagcagatggactacaag tcttgtgggaatatttacaaaggcctttcccagacgggagcctggggctgttttgatgaatttaacaggatctcagttgaggtcctttctgtggttgctgtacag gtgaagagcgtgcaggatgcaatacgggagaagaagaaatccttcaattttcttggagaagacatcaacttagtaccatcagtaggcattttcatcaccatgaaccctggttacgcagggcgaacagagctacctgagaatttaaaagctctctccag gccgtgtgcgatggttgtgccagactttgagctgatctgtgaaattatgttggtggctgagggattcatcgaggcccgggtgttagccaggaagttcattactctctaccaactctgcaaagagctcctgtccaagcag gatcactacgactggggcttgcgtgccattaagtcagtgctagttgttgctggctccctcaagcgagatgacccagagcgacccgaagaccaggttctgatgcgctctcttcgtgacttcaacatccccaagattgtgccggatgatgtgccggtgtttatggggctgattggggatctattccctgcactggatgtgcctcggaagcgtgacctgaattttgagtcgtttgtgaggcaggctgtgctggacctccggctgcaggctgaggacaactttgtgctcaaa gtggtgcagctggaggagttgctgacggtccggcactctgtctgcgtggtgggtaacgcgggcacgggcaagtctcaggtgatgagatccctgaacaggacttaccagataatgaagcgacgtcctgtctggacagacctcaaccccaaggcagtcaccaatgatgagctctttggcatcattaacccagcaacaagagaatggaaagacg gcctgttttcatcaatcatgcgagagctggccaacatcacgcatgacggtcccaagtggatggtactagatggagatattgatccagtgtggattgagtctcttaatactgtgatggatgataataag gtgctgaccctggcgagcaatgagagaatccctctgaacccaacgatgcggttggtgtttgagatcagccacctgcgcacagccaccccagcaaccgtgtcccgagcgggtgagtcctggcctgagctccgcactgggatttgccgtgaacccaggaggatctag